One region of Natronorubrum aibiense genomic DNA includes:
- a CDS encoding NAD(+)/NADH kinase, which translates to MDAAWFEAEQPVVGIVERTRTDDSDDAGTRPIRVDALEATLNDADGDAVRGDPEDLLAAAPSLLVAAGEQALSAIARADPNVPVLPVGDVPGIDAVDHDVLPAALEAALAGEATIRQRSVLGLTVEPAGSKVLDDEVRERALFDVALVTEEPAQISEYGVSSRGESVATVRADGVVVATSAGSHGYASAVDAPHLSASVDAVAVTPIAPFVVQTRQWVLPEDSLALTVERNETVVTLVADDRPVCTVDVDSRVEIAVDGSLSVLSVPDASLEGE; encoded by the coding sequence ATGGACGCCGCGTGGTTCGAAGCCGAGCAGCCGGTCGTCGGAATCGTCGAGCGAACGCGAACGGACGACAGTGACGATGCCGGCACGCGGCCGATTCGTGTCGACGCACTCGAGGCGACGCTGAACGACGCCGACGGCGACGCCGTCCGTGGCGACCCCGAGGACCTCCTCGCGGCGGCGCCGTCGCTGCTGGTCGCTGCAGGAGAGCAGGCGCTCTCGGCGATCGCTCGAGCCGACCCCAACGTCCCCGTCCTGCCGGTCGGCGACGTTCCCGGGATCGACGCCGTCGACCACGATGTGCTCCCGGCTGCACTCGAGGCCGCGCTAGCCGGCGAGGCGACGATTCGACAGCGGTCTGTGCTGGGTCTCACTGTCGAACCCGCCGGCAGCAAGGTTCTCGATGATGAAGTCCGTGAACGGGCGCTGTTCGACGTCGCGCTCGTGACCGAGGAACCGGCACAGATCTCCGAGTACGGCGTCTCGAGTCGTGGCGAGTCGGTCGCGACCGTTCGGGCCGACGGCGTCGTCGTCGCGACCTCGGCGGGCAGTCACGGCTACGCCAGCGCGGTCGACGCACCCCACCTCTCGGCGTCCGTCGACGCCGTTGCCGTAACTCCAATCGCGCCCTTTGTCGTGCAGACCCGACAGTGGGTGCTCCCCGAGGACAGCCTCGCGCTTACCGTCGAGCGCAACGAAACCGTCGTGACGCTCGTCGCCGATGACCGGCCCGTCTGTACGGTCGACGTCGATTCGCGGGTCGAGATCGCCGTCGACGGCTCGCTCTCGGTGCTCTCCGTTCCGGATGCTTCACTCGAAGGAGAGTGA
- a CDS encoding CBS domain-containing protein, translating to MDVVSDRSKPQVKEYMTRDVVTVAPDSTVGDVATRIAESDEHSGFPVCERRRVEGFISARDLLLADDDEPIFKVMATDLLVAHPDMKVTDAARVILRSGIQKLPVVDDAGNLVGIISNADVIRSQIERATPEKVGKLVRTLEQIHNIDLEQERRTVPLADLTPTQGRVYADELEGRRYELEHGLAEPLVVIDNNGTLLLADGHHRVLAADRLGIDEMDAYVIVIDQPVDLGMANTAKKENLESIDDIDVVDYARHPLVQTTKRLQSDR from the coding sequence ATGGACGTTGTGTCGGACAGGAGCAAACCGCAGGTCAAAGAGTACATGACGCGTGACGTGGTGACGGTTGCCCCCGACTCGACCGTCGGTGACGTCGCAACGCGAATCGCCGAGAGCGACGAACACAGCGGCTTCCCTGTCTGTGAGCGACGCCGCGTGGAGGGGTTTATTAGCGCCCGCGATCTGCTGTTGGCCGACGACGACGAGCCCATTTTCAAGGTGATGGCGACGGACTTGCTCGTCGCCCACCCCGACATGAAAGTGACCGACGCGGCCCGCGTGATTCTTCGATCGGGCATTCAGAAACTCCCCGTCGTCGACGATGCCGGCAATCTCGTCGGCATCATCTCGAACGCCGACGTGATCCGCAGTCAGATCGAACGGGCAACCCCCGAAAAGGTGGGGAAACTGGTTCGGACGCTCGAGCAGATCCACAACATCGACCTCGAGCAAGAACGCCGGACGGTGCCGCTCGCGGACCTCACGCCCACACAGGGGCGGGTGTACGCCGACGAACTCGAGGGGCGACGCTACGAACTCGAGCACGGACTGGCCGAACCGCTGGTGGTCATCGACAATAACGGGACGCTCCTGTTAGCCGACGGGCACCACCGCGTCCTCGCGGCGGATCGACTCGGCATCGACGAGATGGATGCGTACGTCATCGTCATCGATCAACCGGTTGATCTGGGAATGGCCAACACGGCGAAAAAAGAGAACTTGGAGAGCATCGACGACATTGACGTCGTCGATTACGCTCGACACCCGCTTGTCCAGACGACGAAACGGCTGCAGTCTGACCGCTAG
- a CDS encoding NAD(P)-binding oxidoreductase, translated as MTTGGDSPTRVLIAGASGDTGTELLSVLHPTELTVRASTRSYEHVDTLERLGADEVIVADFFEPADAVAAVDGCDIVYCTVGTPPSWRHTVGGKLVDRTGVSTLVTAALGTGVSYFVHESAIGVGDSKTGLSIPARVLLRGSLQAKQDAENALRRSELPYTILRPGRLTNEPPTDEIVVGEGGDSVSGSIPRADVARLIAVAPFTPAARNRTFEIVSRDGLAERPRNVVSIDWAFDRLEDLETATHDEG; from the coding sequence ATGACAACTGGCGGCGACTCACCTACTCGAGTGCTCATTGCTGGCGCGAGCGGCGACACCGGAACCGAACTGCTATCCGTGTTACACCCGACCGAACTCACCGTGCGGGCGTCAACGCGCTCGTACGAACACGTCGACACCCTCGAGCGACTCGGAGCCGACGAGGTGATCGTCGCTGACTTCTTCGAGCCAGCCGACGCGGTTGCGGCCGTCGACGGCTGCGACATCGTCTACTGTACCGTCGGCACCCCGCCGAGTTGGCGACACACGGTCGGCGGGAAATTGGTCGACCGGACAGGCGTAAGCACCCTCGTGACGGCCGCGCTGGGGACCGGCGTCTCCTACTTCGTCCACGAGAGTGCGATCGGTGTCGGGGATTCGAAAACCGGACTCTCGATACCCGCTCGCGTGTTGCTTCGTGGCTCGTTGCAGGCCAAGCAGGACGCCGAGAACGCACTGCGCCGGTCCGAGCTGCCGTATACGATTCTCCGGCCGGGACGCCTGACGAACGAACCGCCGACCGACGAGATAGTCGTCGGCGAGGGTGGCGATTCCGTATCGGGATCGATCCCTCGAGCCGACGTCGCTCGACTCATAGCCGTGGCCCCGTTTACGCCCGCGGCGCGGAATCGAACGTTCGAAATCGTCAGCCGCGACGGACTCGCCGAGCGGCCACGAAACGTCGTCAGCATCGACTGGGCGTTCGACCGCCTCGAGGACCTCGAGACAGCCACCCACGACGAGGGCTGA
- a CDS encoding class I SAM-dependent methyltransferase, which yields MPKTAPFEEHTDRYEGWFEAHDAAYQSEIEALERLVPSPGYGIEIGVGSARFAEPLGLSVGIDPTEAMLEYARERGIDTVRGVAEALPFADDSFETALIVTTICFVDDIPQTLAEADRVLEPSGRLVIGYIDKDSPVGQRYQETKDENPFYRDATFVSTDELLTALEAAGFTEFEFVQTIYHWLDEIDGPEPIEEGYGDGSFVGIKATR from the coding sequence ATGCCGAAAACAGCACCGTTCGAGGAACACACCGACCGGTACGAAGGGTGGTTCGAGGCACACGACGCCGCGTATCAGTCCGAGATCGAGGCTCTGGAACGCTTGGTTCCGTCGCCGGGCTACGGCATCGAAATCGGCGTCGGCAGCGCGCGCTTTGCCGAACCGCTCGGGCTGTCGGTCGGGATCGATCCAACCGAGGCGATGCTCGAGTACGCCCGCGAGCGAGGGATCGACACTGTCAGAGGTGTCGCCGAAGCGCTCCCGTTCGCAGACGACTCGTTCGAGACCGCGCTGATCGTGACGACGATCTGTTTCGTCGACGATATCCCGCAGACGCTGGCCGAAGCGGATCGGGTTCTCGAGCCGTCCGGACGGCTCGTGATCGGATATATCGACAAGGACAGTCCCGTCGGCCAGCGCTATCAGGAGACCAAAGACGAGAATCCGTTCTACAGGGACGCGACGTTCGTTTCGACCGACGAACTCCTCACGGCGCTCGAGGCGGCCGGGTTCACCGAGTTCGAGTTCGTCCAGACCATCTACCACTGGCTCGACGAGATCGATGGCCCCGAACCGATCGAGGAGGGGTACGGCGACGGCTCGTTCGTTGGAATCAAAGCGACTCGGTGA
- a CDS encoding DHH family phosphoesterase encodes MVFRLVLGCGAVGRKVVERFDDRDDTSRDRLLVVTDDTSIVEALRDESIPARDADPTEPSVIENIESPDVIFIASDRTDVNRTALERARSQFPTASIVAYLGGNATESDRTTFDDLADHVVDAESAMVEHVLEGVARPSADAAIGLRKQLSSIDGRLAVVMHDNPDPDAIASAVGLTDIAAEVDVDADACYFGKISHQENRAMVNLLDLNLRNLSPTDSLEEYDAFALVDHSRPGVNDQLPEDLAVDIVIDHHPPRGPVPGEFVDLREHAGATSTVLTDYLERFGLDPSVATATALLYGIRIDTNDFTREVSPADFNAASVLYPYVDTSVLDQIEQPTVEGETLETIARAIKNRVQRDTVAVASVGRISDRDALPQAADQLLSMEGVETTLVFGFRDEMAFLSARSRAADVDLGETLRDAFDRIGSAGGHADMAGAQLEVGILGSTNDENEVESIVSVVEEVITNRFFEAIETQPGTSVGAYTQTSQWLFTIDEGDAEHEESA; translated from the coding sequence ATGGTTTTCCGGCTCGTACTCGGGTGTGGGGCTGTCGGTCGGAAGGTCGTCGAACGGTTCGACGACCGCGACGACACGTCGCGCGACCGGCTGCTCGTCGTGACCGACGATACGAGCATCGTCGAAGCGCTTCGCGACGAGAGCATTCCGGCTCGAGACGCCGATCCGACCGAACCATCGGTGATCGAGAACATCGAATCGCCTGACGTCATCTTCATCGCGAGTGATCGGACCGACGTCAACAGAACCGCACTCGAGCGTGCTCGGTCGCAGTTCCCGACCGCATCGATCGTCGCCTACCTCGGCGGGAATGCGACCGAATCCGATCGAACAACGTTCGACGACCTCGCGGATCACGTCGTCGATGCCGAGTCGGCGATGGTCGAGCACGTTCTCGAGGGCGTGGCCCGGCCATCGGCCGACGCCGCCATCGGCCTGCGAAAACAGCTGTCGTCGATCGACGGCCGGCTGGCGGTCGTCATGCACGACAACCCCGATCCCGACGCGATCGCAAGCGCCGTCGGACTGACAGACATCGCTGCGGAGGTCGACGTCGACGCCGACGCTTGTTACTTCGGCAAGATCTCACATCAGGAAAACCGCGCGATGGTCAACTTACTCGACCTCAACCTTCGGAACCTGTCGCCGACGGACTCACTCGAGGAGTACGACGCGTTCGCACTGGTCGATCACTCCCGGCCCGGCGTCAACGATCAGCTGCCCGAGGATTTAGCCGTCGATATCGTTATCGACCACCACCCGCCTCGCGGGCCGGTTCCCGGCGAGTTCGTCGACCTCCGCGAACACGCGGGTGCGACCAGTACGGTCCTGACCGATTACCTCGAGCGCTTCGGTCTCGATCCCAGCGTCGCGACGGCGACGGCGTTGCTCTACGGCATCCGGATCGATACGAACGACTTCACTCGAGAGGTATCGCCGGCGGATTTCAACGCCGCGTCGGTGCTGTATCCGTACGTCGATACGTCGGTGCTCGATCAGATCGAACAGCCAACGGTCGAAGGTGAAACCTTGGAGACGATCGCTCGAGCGATCAAAAACCGCGTCCAGCGCGACACGGTCGCCGTCGCGAGCGTCGGTCGAATCAGCGACCGTGATGCGTTGCCACAGGCGGCTGATCAACTGTTGTCGATGGAGGGCGTCGAGACGACGCTGGTCTTTGGCTTTCGCGACGAAATGGCGTTTCTCTCGGCGCGTTCGCGGGCGGCAGACGTCGACCTCGGGGAGACGCTACGGGACGCGTTCGATCGGATCGGCAGTGCCGGTGGCCACGCCGACATGGCCGGCGCGCAACTCGAGGTCGGCATTCTCGGCAGCACGAACGACGAGAACGAGGTCGAGTCGATCGTCAGCGTCGTCGAAGAGGTGATCACGAATCGATTCTTCGAGGCGATCGAGACCCAACCCGGCACGTCGGTCGGGGCGTACACCCAGACCAGCCAGTGGCTATTTACGATCGACGAGGGCGACGCCGAACACGAAGAGTCCGCGTAG
- a CDS encoding M28 family peptidase, with translation MTRWIGELFTSDVGWDHLEALVDIGNRMAGSDGEREAAELTREALADAGARNARLESFDIQGWTRGESSIEAGEATHDCIALPRSPSANVSAPLVDLGYGLPDEFDDADLEGAIVMVRSDIPEYADRYIHRREKYYHAVDNGAVGFVYRNHVEGCLPPTGSVGTDDEPIGEIPAVGVSSEVGARLARRFDGDEIELVVEADLHDATSRNVHAELGPDTDERVLVTSHVDAHDIAEGALDNGAGTAMLVELANALASREADLETRVEFVAYGAEEVGLVGSTHHAETTDHETITAIVNNDGVVRDRTLSMTTHGFDDLEAAADAVEDRYDHPIETVPKLGPHSDHWSFVQWGVPGYHVTSTSDEVGRGWGHTFADTIEKLERRTLREQAILLTDLVVELAREDVTVAHRTPDDIAADLESQDLAEGMRITGDWPYET, from the coding sequence ATGACACGCTGGATCGGTGAGCTCTTTACGAGCGACGTCGGGTGGGACCACCTCGAGGCGCTCGTCGACATCGGCAACCGAATGGCAGGCAGCGACGGCGAGCGCGAGGCCGCCGAACTGACACGTGAGGCGCTCGCAGACGCCGGCGCGAGAAACGCCCGCCTCGAGTCGTTCGACATTCAGGGCTGGACGCGCGGCGAGAGTTCGATCGAAGCCGGCGAGGCGACCCACGACTGTATCGCGCTCCCGCGGAGTCCGTCCGCGAACGTCTCGGCACCGCTGGTCGATCTCGGCTACGGCCTTCCCGACGAGTTCGACGACGCCGACCTCGAGGGGGCGATCGTCATGGTCCGTAGTGACATCCCGGAGTACGCCGACCGCTACATCCACCGCCGGGAAAAGTACTACCACGCCGTCGATAACGGGGCCGTCGGCTTCGTCTACCGCAACCACGTCGAGGGCTGTCTCCCGCCAACGGGGAGTGTGGGGACTGACGACGAGCCGATCGGTGAGATTCCGGCCGTCGGCGTCTCGAGCGAGGTCGGGGCTCGACTGGCCCGACGGTTCGATGGCGACGAGATCGAACTCGTCGTTGAGGCCGACCTCCACGACGCGACCAGCCGGAACGTCCACGCCGAACTCGGACCCGACACCGACGAGCGCGTGCTCGTGACGAGCCACGTCGACGCCCACGACATCGCCGAAGGGGCACTCGACAACGGTGCCGGGACGGCGATGCTCGTCGAACTCGCGAACGCGCTGGCGAGTCGGGAAGCCGACCTCGAGACTCGCGTCGAGTTCGTCGCGTACGGTGCCGAGGAAGTGGGACTGGTCGGCTCCACCCACCACGCCGAGACGACCGACCACGAGACGATCACAGCGATCGTCAACAACGACGGCGTCGTCCGCGATCGCACGCTCTCGATGACGACCCACGGGTTCGACGACCTCGAGGCCGCCGCAGACGCCGTCGAAGATCGCTACGACCACCCGATCGAGACGGTGCCGAAACTCGGTCCTCACAGCGATCACTGGTCGTTCGTCCAGTGGGGCGTGCCGGGGTATCACGTCACGTCGACGTCAGACGAGGTCGGCCGCGGCTGGGGCCACACTTTCGCTGACACTATCGAAAAACTCGAGCGACGCACCCTTCGAGAACAGGCGATCTTGCTGACCGACCTCGTCGTCGAACTGGCGCGTGAGGATGTCACCGTCGCGCACAGAACGCCCGACGACATCGCCGCCGACCTCGAGTCCCAAGACCTCGCCGAGGGGATGCGGATTACTGGCGACTGGCCATACGAGACGTAA
- a CDS encoding polyprenyl synthetase family protein — protein MRETLAEWRPVIDEAIADLVPREIDADYLATFFGEPTYEYDPDSIQRALSAPLWELLDRGGKRWRAVLFLVFIEAFGEDPAEYLPYACIPEILHNGTIIVDDVEDEASIRRGKPALHHIYGQDVALNAGNAMYFLPLKVLTEDPGDLPAERRLAAYEMLMYELNRTHLGQGMDICWHNESDPEITTEQYLEMCACKTGCLGRIVARLAAIITGQPDDVERAVARYTELTSIAFQIGDDILDVEHSLGRAGDFGKEFGNDIREGKRTLLVIHAIQESDPERARRLQAILSADTNTDAEIHEALSIIEDAGSVADAREHALELAAEARAAIDGLEFDDETTRKLHEFTEFVIDREE, from the coding sequence ATGCGGGAGACGCTTGCTGAGTGGCGGCCGGTTATCGACGAGGCGATCGCCGATCTCGTTCCACGCGAGATCGATGCCGACTATCTGGCGACGTTCTTCGGTGAGCCGACCTACGAGTACGACCCGGATAGCATCCAGCGTGCCCTCTCGGCGCCGCTGTGGGAGTTACTCGATAGGGGTGGAAAACGGTGGCGGGCTGTGCTCTTTCTCGTCTTCATCGAGGCCTTCGGCGAAGACCCAGCCGAGTACCTGCCGTATGCCTGTATTCCGGAGATCCTCCACAACGGGACGATCATCGTCGACGACGTCGAAGACGAGGCCTCGATTCGGCGCGGGAAACCGGCACTTCACCACATCTACGGGCAAGACGTCGCGCTCAACGCCGGGAACGCGATGTACTTCCTCCCGTTGAAAGTGCTGACCGAGGATCCCGGCGACCTGCCGGCGGAACGACGCCTCGCCGCCTACGAGATGCTCATGTACGAACTCAACCGAACGCACCTCGGACAGGGGATGGACATCTGCTGGCACAACGAGTCCGACCCCGAAATCACCACCGAACAGTACCTCGAGATGTGCGCCTGTAAGACCGGCTGTCTCGGGCGGATCGTCGCCCGCCTCGCGGCGATTATCACCGGCCAGCCGGACGACGTCGAACGGGCCGTCGCGCGCTACACCGAACTGACGTCGATCGCGTTCCAGATCGGCGACGACATCTTAGACGTCGAACACTCGCTGGGGCGGGCCGGCGACTTCGGCAAAGAGTTCGGCAACGACATCCGCGAGGGGAAACGAACCCTGCTGGTCATCCACGCGATCCAGGAAAGCGACCCCGAGCGGGCGCGACGGCTCCAGGCAATTCTGAGCGCCGACACGAACACCGACGCTGAGATCCACGAGGCGCTGTCGATCATCGAAGACGCCGGGAGCGTCGCCGACGCCCGCGAGCACGCGCTCGAGTTGGCCGCCGAGGCGCGCGCCGCGATCGACGGCCTCGAGTTCGACGACGAGACCACCCGAAAGCTCCACGAGTTCACCGAGTTCGTCATCGATCGCGAGGAGTGA
- the nth gene encoding endonuclease III, with amino-acid sequence MGTPLESRTAQAEEVIDRLEEAYPDSTISLRYSNRLELLIAVMLSAQCTDERVNKETKDLFEKYDGPEDYANAPQEELAEDLNSITYYNNKAKYIRSACTTILEDHNGEVPDTMDELTALSGVGRKTANVVLQHAHDIVEGIVVDTHVQRLSRRLGLTEEEYPEPIEQDLMGIVPEGYWQQFTHLCIDHGRATCTARNPDCSDCVLADICPSEKGDSEVDLASGELW; translated from the coding sequence ATGGGAACCCCGCTCGAGAGCCGCACAGCACAGGCCGAGGAAGTCATCGACCGCCTCGAGGAGGCGTATCCGGATTCGACGATTTCGCTGCGGTATTCGAACCGGCTCGAACTCCTGATCGCGGTGATGCTCTCGGCGCAGTGTACCGACGAACGCGTCAACAAAGAGACGAAAGACCTCTTCGAGAAGTACGACGGGCCGGAAGACTACGCCAACGCCCCACAGGAGGAACTCGCCGAGGACCTGAACTCGATCACCTACTACAACAACAAGGCCAAATACATCCGTAGCGCCTGTACGACGATTCTCGAGGACCACAACGGCGAGGTGCCGGATACGATGGACGAACTCACGGCGCTGTCGGGTGTCGGTCGAAAGACCGCGAACGTGGTCCTCCAGCACGCCCACGACATCGTCGAAGGCATCGTGGTCGATACTCACGTACAGCGACTCTCTCGTCGACTCGGCCTGACCGAGGAGGAGTATCCGGAGCCGATCGAACAGGACCTCATGGGGATCGTTCCGGAAGGCTACTGGCAGCAGTTCACCCACCTCTGTATCGATCACGGTCGGGCGACCTGTACGGCTCGGAATCCCGACTGTTCGGACTGCGTGCTGGCCGACATCTGTCCCTCCGAGAAAGGTGACAGCGAGGTCGACCTCGCCTCCGGCGAGCTCTGGTAA
- a CDS encoding complex I subunit 4 family protein — MMIEVLIAVALVGALVTFVAPNRIAGKLAFAISLVPAVLSLWMFTAFDGSGNALLEGTLAFESHYEWLQLGEYSISWFVGLDGISIPLVVLTTILVSLAIMSSWTPIDDRESQFYGLVLFIEANLIGVFAALDFFLWFIFWEAVLIPMYLLIGIWGGPRRKYAAIKFFVYTNVASLVMFGAFIALVFGLGDSVTSFALPEIATAMLEGGPDGFLGLEGTTLTSVVFVAMFLGFAVKVPVVPFHTWLPDAHVEAPTPASVLLAGVLLKMGTYALLRFNFTMFPGQVETYAVPIAAIAVISVIYGAMLALAQTDLKRIVAYSSVSSMGYVILGLIAYTQFGVGGATFQMVSHGFISGLMFMAVGVIYNATHTRLVTDMSGMADRMPVAVGILIAGAFGYMGLPLMSGFYGEFTIFFGAFQADFAYAPLFTSLAMFGIVIVAGYLLFALQRTVFGPYELETDYEVSRAPLHDVVPMFVLLGIIILLGVAPDLIFEMITDAVDPILNGGEL; from the coding sequence ATGATGATCGAAGTACTAATCGCGGTTGCACTGGTCGGCGCGTTGGTGACGTTCGTCGCGCCGAATCGAATCGCAGGCAAGCTGGCGTTCGCGATCAGCCTCGTGCCCGCCGTGCTCAGCCTGTGGATGTTTACAGCCTTCGACGGCAGCGGCAACGCCTTGCTCGAGGGCACGCTTGCCTTCGAGTCCCACTACGAGTGGCTCCAACTCGGCGAGTACTCGATCTCGTGGTTCGTCGGGCTCGACGGCATTAGCATCCCGCTCGTCGTCCTGACGACGATTCTCGTGTCGCTTGCGATCATGAGTTCGTGGACGCCAATCGACGACCGCGAGTCCCAGTTCTACGGGCTCGTGCTGTTCATCGAGGCGAACCTCATCGGCGTCTTCGCCGCGCTCGATTTCTTCCTCTGGTTCATCTTCTGGGAAGCGGTGCTGATCCCGATGTACCTGCTGATCGGTATCTGGGGCGGCCCGCGACGGAAGTACGCCGCGATCAAGTTCTTCGTCTACACGAACGTGGCATCGCTCGTGATGTTCGGTGCCTTCATCGCACTCGTCTTCGGACTCGGCGACTCGGTGACGTCGTTCGCCCTGCCCGAAATCGCGACGGCGATGCTCGAGGGCGGTCCCGACGGCTTCCTCGGCCTCGAGGGAACGACGCTCACCTCTGTGGTGTTCGTCGCGATGTTCCTCGGGTTTGCAGTGAAGGTGCCGGTCGTTCCGTTCCACACGTGGCTGCCGGACGCCCACGTTGAAGCTCCGACACCAGCGTCGGTGCTGCTGGCGGGGGTCTTGCTGAAAATGGGGACCTATGCCCTGCTGCGGTTCAACTTCACGATGTTCCCCGGACAGGTCGAGACGTACGCCGTGCCGATCGCGGCAATCGCCGTGATCAGCGTCATCTACGGGGCGATGCTCGCACTCGCCCAGACCGACCTGAAACGGATCGTCGCCTACTCGTCCGTCTCGTCGATGGGCTATGTCATCCTCGGTCTGATCGCCTACACCCAGTTCGGGGTCGGCGGGGCGACGTTCCAGATGGTCTCACACGGCTTCATTTCGGGGCTGATGTTCATGGCCGTCGGCGTCATCTACAACGCCACGCACACCCGACTCGTCACGGATATGTCGGGGATGGCAGACCGGATGCCCGTCGCGGTAGGTATTCTCATCGCCGGCGCGTTCGGCTACATGGGGCTGCCGTTGATGTCCGGCTTCTACGGCGAGTTCACCATCTTCTTCGGGGCCTTCCAGGCCGACTTCGCGTACGCGCCGCTGTTTACGTCGCTCGCGATGTTCGGCATCGTCATCGTCGCTGGATACCTGCTGTTTGCGCTCCAGCGAACCGTCTTCGGGCCCTACGAACTCGAGACCGACTACGAGGTGAGCCGCGCACCGCTGCACGACGTCGTGCCGATGTTCGTGTTGCTCGGCATCATCATCCTGCTGGGCGTGGCACCTGACTTGATCTTCGAGATGATAACCGACGCAGTCGATCCGATCCTGAACGGAGGTGAACTGTAA
- a CDS encoding NADH-quinone oxidoreductase subunit N, with the protein MAVLELPEWAALAPALIMVATALALFVFDSVSPRSTNRSLLAGTAAGGALASLAVAVWYTAAGVGTPTIDGGRGEIEPIHGLVVDQLALYFMIVVAIVTALIAVASYDYLAGHTYQAEYYSLVMLAASGMSLMAAANSLVTIFIALELASLPSYALVAILKDNRGSVEAGLKYFLIGALSSAIFLYGISLVYGATGHLYLADIAAVLEAGDADGFGGLLGLGILMLIGGFAYKTASVPFHFWAPEAYEGAPAPISAFLSSASKAAGFVIAFRVFTTAFPLEATQELIGIDWTIAFVILAIATMTIGNFAAATQTNVKRMLAYSSIGHAGYALIGLAGLTADGGDLVMGAAMMHLLVYGFMNTGAFLFVALAEHWGVGRTFEDYNGLSAQAPVACAALVVFMFSLAGVPPFAGFWSKYFLFTGAISIGTTAMLAVAAALVVNSALSLYYYSRLVKAVLIEDPLSDRGALDQPTGLYAALIVAAVMTVALLAGFGPIAEAATDAAAAALA; encoded by the coding sequence ATGGCGGTGCTCGAACTCCCCGAGTGGGCAGCACTCGCACCGGCATTGATCATGGTCGCAACCGCGCTGGCGCTGTTCGTCTTCGATAGCGTCTCCCCGCGGTCGACGAATCGCTCGCTGCTGGCTGGAACCGCGGCTGGTGGCGCACTCGCCTCACTCGCCGTCGCCGTCTGGTACACCGCCGCTGGTGTCGGCACGCCTACGATCGATGGCGGTCGCGGCGAGATCGAGCCAATCCACGGCCTCGTCGTCGACCAGCTCGCGCTGTACTTCATGATCGTCGTCGCGATCGTCACCGCACTGATCGCGGTGGCGAGCTACGACTATCTCGCCGGCCACACCTACCAGGCCGAGTACTACTCGCTCGTCATGCTCGCGGCGAGTGGGATGTCGCTGATGGCTGCCGCAAACAGCCTCGTGACGATCTTCATCGCACTCGAGCTCGCGAGCCTGCCGTCGTACGCGCTCGTGGCGATTCTAAAGGACAACCGCGGGAGCGTCGAAGCTGGCCTGAAGTACTTCCTGATCGGCGCGCTCTCCTCGGCGATCTTCCTCTACGGAATCTCGCTGGTCTATGGCGCGACCGGCCACCTCTATCTGGCCGACATCGCAGCCGTTCTCGAGGCCGGCGACGCGGACGGCTTCGGTGGCCTGCTCGGACTCGGCATCCTCATGCTGATCGGCGGCTTCGCGTACAAAACGGCGAGCGTGCCGTTTCACTTCTGGGCCCCCGAAGCGTACGAGGGGGCACCCGCACCGATCAGTGCGTTCCTCTCCTCGGCGTCGAAGGCTGCCGGCTTCGTGATCGCGTTCCGCGTGTTCACGACCGCGTTTCCGCTCGAGGCAACCCAGGAACTGATCGGCATCGACTGGACGATCGCCTTCGTCATCCTCGCGATTGCCACGATGACGATCGGGAACTTCGCGGCAGCGACCCAGACGAACGTCAAGCGGATGCTCGCGTACTCGTCGATCGGTCACGCCGGCTACGCGCTGATCGGACTGGCGGGACTCACCGCCGACGGCGGCGACCTCGTCATGGGTGCCGCGATGATGCACCTGCTCGTCTACGGCTTCATGAACACGGGGGCGTTCCTGTTCGTCGCACTCGCCGAACACTGGGGCGTTGGCCGCACGTTCGAAGACTACAACGGCCTCTCGGCACAGGCACCCGTTGCGTGTGCCGCACTGGTGGTCTTCATGTTCAGTCTCGCTGGCGTGCCGCCGTTCGCTGGCTTCTGGAGCAAGTACTTCCTGTTTACCGGCGCGATCAGCATCGGCACCACCGCCATGCTCGCCGTCGCCGCTGCGCTGGTAGTCAACAGTGCACTCTCGCTGTACTACTACTCGCGACTGGTCAAGGCAGTCCTGATCGAGGACCCGCTCTCTGACCGTGGCGCGCTCGACCAGCCAACGGGGCTGTACGCGGCGCTCATCGTCGCTGCCGTGATGACGGTCGCGTTGCTCGCCGGCTTCGGTCCGATCGCCGAGGCTGCAACCGACGCGGCTGCCGCCGCGCTCGCCTGA